The following coding sequences are from one Deltaproteobacteria bacterium window:
- a CDS encoding NUDIX hydrolase → MKKKNYCTTCGKTLETDTLDGKERQVCSNCREVFYENPLPVATVILPGLNREILLVKRAREPFKGMWCFPIGFAEVGESIEDAALRELKEETGVEGKIVQLIDVSTHKNPFYGDLLIVSFEAEKIGGEEEPGDDASDCRYFPVMSLPKLAFDSQVRAIEKFIGLKKDLWNLHDSLEMFVEGIIQNKIIYPSNLLSDELINAVQQNSEKIVSLWLNDIFTNPTTRGYHQFDKEDLFQRAMFVIGQFGVWLKGEKSESEFKKFYTDLGSHRRKDGIPLEEIMSSLSLLKKHIWMFTYSFGVWEKALDIYRMFELGERLVYFFDRAAYYTVTGYFQKVTSPEVLEST, encoded by the coding sequence ATGAAAAAAAAGAATTATTGCACAACGTGCGGCAAGACGCTCGAAACCGATACACTTGATGGTAAGGAAAGGCAGGTCTGCTCAAATTGCAGAGAGGTTTTTTACGAAAATCCCTTGCCGGTTGCAACTGTTATCCTGCCAGGCCTAAACAGGGAAATTCTCCTGGTAAAAAGGGCCAGGGAGCCCTTTAAAGGCATGTGGTGTTTCCCCATCGGCTTTGCCGAGGTTGGTGAGAGCATTGAAGATGCTGCGCTGAGAGAGCTTAAGGAAGAAACCGGCGTGGAAGGGAAAATAGTCCAGCTTATTGATGTAAGTACTCACAAAAATCCATTTTACGGCGACCTCCTCATTGTCAGTTTTGAGGCGGAGAAGATCGGTGGGGAAGAGGAACCAGGTGATGATGCATCGGACTGCAGGTATTTCCCGGTTATGAGTCTTCCGAAGCTTGCCTTTGATTCACAGGTCAGGGCGATAGAAAAGTTTATTGGACTCAAAAAGGACCTCTGGAACTTGCATGATTCATTGGAAATGTTTGTCGAGGGGATTATACAGAACAAAATCATATACCCGAGCAACCTCCTTTCTGATGAGCTTATCAATGCAGTCCAGCAAAACTCAGAAAAAATTGTGAGCCTCTGGCTTAATGATATCTTTACGAATCCCACCACGAGAGGATATCACCAATTTGACAAAGAGGATCTTTTTCAAAGAGCTATGTTCGTCATAGGTCAGTTTGGGGTATGGCTTAAAGGGGAAAAGAGTGAGAGCGAGTTCAAGAAGTTTTATACAGATCTTGGTTCCCACCGGCGCAAAGACGGGATACCCCTCGAGGAGATTATGAGCTCCCTGAGCCTGTTGAAAAAACACATCTGGATGTTTACATATTCCTTCGGCGTCTGGGAAAAGGCATTGGACATCTACCGCATGTTTGAGCTTGGCGAAAGGCTTGTCTATTTTTTTGATCGTGCAGCGTATTACACAGTAACGGGATACTTTCAGAAAGTTACATCCCCAGAGGTTTTAGAATCTACATAG
- a CDS encoding ribonuclease D — protein MQHNPWIVVKTQSEAEEARQDIGSSTVICMDTEYDSLRYFREKLCLIQIRADRKTYLFDPLGNLDLSFLGQYFAAPSLLKVVHAGDNDIRILKRDYGFIFKNIFDTYRAASLLGSSHLSLVNVVGQYLGIEFEKKKKMQRSRWDLRPLTEEQLHYAALDTAHLPDLYHRLEEELQQAGLGDEAARIFADMTKIKWHKKDLDNDGYKKIARYYTLTDTQKERLKHLFRWRYGKAKEINRAIFMILSDQDLVLLSALEVDSVNELKERGLLPGEKLHLFGAELVDLLGGYRENTGLLS, from the coding sequence ATGCAGCATAATCCGTGGATTGTCGTGAAAACGCAATCCGAAGCCGAGGAAGCCAGACAGGATATCGGCAGCTCGACCGTGATCTGTATGGACACGGAGTACGACTCCCTGCGCTACTTTCGTGAAAAACTATGCCTGATTCAGATAAGAGCAGACAGAAAAACCTATCTCTTTGATCCGCTCGGCAACCTGGACCTTTCCTTCCTGGGCCAGTACTTTGCCGCTCCTTCCCTGTTAAAGGTTGTGCATGCCGGGGACAATGACATCCGCATCCTGAAGCGGGATTATGGTTTTATCTTCAAAAACATTTTCGATACCTATCGGGCCGCCTCGCTTTTAGGCTCCAGCCATCTTTCTCTGGTGAACGTCGTGGGCCAGTATCTGGGCATTGAATTTGAGAAAAAGAAAAAGATGCAGCGTTCCCGCTGGGATTTACGTCCCTTGACGGAAGAACAACTGCATTATGCCGCTTTGGACACGGCCCATCTCCCGGATTTATACCACCGGCTGGAAGAGGAGCTGCAGCAGGCCGGGCTGGGCGATGAGGCGGCCCGAATTTTTGCGGACATGACCAAGATCAAGTGGCACAAAAAGGATCTCGATAACGACGGCTATAAAAAAATCGCGCGCTACTATACCTTAACGGACACCCAGAAAGAACGCTTAAAACACCTTTTCCGGTGGCGGTATGGGAAGGCCAAGGAAATTAACCGGGCAATCTTCATGATCTTATCGGATCAGGATCTGGTTTTGCTTTCCGCTCTGGAGGTAGATTCTGTCAATGAGCTGAAGGAGAGAGGCTTGTTGCCGGGTGAGAAGTTGCATCTTTTTGGCGCCGAACTGGTGGATTTATTGGGTGGGTATCGGGAAAATACCGGGCTCCTGTCTTGA
- a CDS encoding amidohydrolase — MREVDTIIAGGTILTLDEQDTRIVNGALAIDGDTIVQTGSSAAIKSQFVGRTLLEAENCLVMPGLVNCHTHAAMTCFRGVADDLELMIWLNNYIFPLEAKHINREMVYWGSLLAAAEMIKSGTTTFCDMYLFEDEVARAAKQAGIRCVLGEGLLDFPSPAAATTTDGLVCTRKLIEKWGDEPLINIIVHPHSLYACSPAALTAAKEIADEYNLPYALHLLENKAESVKLQQMFGQKALAFLKNTGYLTDRFLAYHCVVMDEHDIELFADQGCKVVHTPESNMKLASGVAPVPAMLAAGITVGLGTDGCASNNDLDMFREMDMTAKLHKINSLDPTVMDARTVLRMATCEGARALGLEKMAGTLTAGKKADLIIIPLNKPHLTPLYNEYSHLVYAAGGADVDTAMINGRLVMKNRHLLTIDEREVMAQVRQIAERIKKDLPK; from the coding sequence ATGCGAGAAGTTGATACGATTATTGCTGGCGGGACGATCCTGACTCTGGATGAGCAGGATACCAGGATTGTCAATGGCGCCCTGGCTATTGATGGTGACACCATCGTGCAAACAGGCAGCTCGGCGGCCATCAAGAGCCAGTTTGTCGGCCGCACGCTGCTGGAGGCTGAGAATTGTCTGGTAATGCCCGGTCTGGTAAACTGCCACACCCATGCTGCCATGACCTGTTTCAGGGGTGTAGCCGACGATCTGGAACTTATGATCTGGCTTAATAACTACATCTTCCCCCTCGAGGCCAAGCACATCAACCGGGAGATGGTCTACTGGGGAAGCCTGCTGGCCGCCGCGGAAATGATCAAGTCGGGAACGACAACCTTCTGCGACATGTACCTGTTTGAAGATGAAGTGGCGCGGGCGGCTAAGCAGGCCGGGATACGCTGCGTGCTGGGCGAAGGATTGCTGGATTTCCCTTCGCCCGCTGCGGCAACAACGACCGACGGGTTGGTCTGCACCCGCAAGCTCATTGAAAAGTGGGGAGACGAGCCGCTGATAAATATCATTGTGCACCCACACTCGCTTTATGCCTGCTCGCCCGCGGCGCTTACCGCTGCCAAAGAAATTGCCGACGAATATAATTTGCCCTATGCCCTGCATTTGCTGGAAAATAAGGCGGAAAGTGTGAAACTGCAACAAATGTTCGGCCAAAAGGCCCTGGCATTCCTGAAGAATACAGGATACCTGACGGATCGCTTCTTGGCTTATCACTGTGTCGTCATGGATGAGCATGATATTGAACTTTTTGCCGATCAGGGCTGCAAAGTGGTTCACACCCCGGAAAGCAACATGAAACTGGCCTCCGGCGTCGCCCCGGTGCCGGCGATGCTGGCCGCCGGCATTACGGTGGGGCTGGGCACCGACGGCTGCGCCAGCAATAATGATCTCGATATGTTTAGGGAAATGGACATGACGGCCAAGCTCCATAAGATAAACAGTCTGGACCCCACGGTCATGGATGCCAGAACGGTCCTCCGGATGGCCACTTGCGAGGGAGCCAGGGCCTTAGGTCTGGAGAAGATGGCAGGGACGCTTACGGCCGGGAAAAAAGCCGACCTCATCATTATCCCTTTGAACAAGCCTCATCTGACGCCGCTTTACAATGAATATTCGCACCTGGTATATGCCGCCGGCGGCGCCGATGTGGATACGGCCATGATCAACGGGAGGCTCGTTATGAAAAACCGTCATCTGCTCACGATTGATGAAAGAGAGGTCATGGCGCAGGTAAGGCAGATTGCCGAGCGCATCAAAAAAGATTTGCCAAAGTAA
- a CDS encoding FAD-dependent oxidoreductase: protein MSVLIIGGGISGISAAKVALKANHTVTILESSAEPGGLMARIANCRIGFKTFFDEIRDDPRLTVVREGKIVSVAKKDNLFIVTLEDGRTLTADRVIIATGLLPYDPVEYKGKRVMTSLEYDALIDQRQGELPRDFHKIGFFLCVGSRSQENPLCSSVCCSYTIREIKWTLQRAKPEMTVFYNDLRLFGQEYYMEQAYRDAGVRFIRANSRYFEEDEDGVTVRYYAGGQLREERFSYVVLAIGLRPNPELAELSKLFGFSLNAHGFVNEKAPLQTDVEGVYVSGGALEPMNIKDAILTGFGAGLIAVKGPEILAKAERQDERLYREDEPDFALPEGGSPTYLFYLGTDNPGYAIFSEFISAKFIEAARALRKAGKTVYVLTRNMVTPSYGELAYELARREGIIFIHLEEDERFFFTGNRVSITRGDRELVINADTIVRFDDYAERLQGREFLSLYRSEPQLRWSPTKWGRKKYHAGFIRHPRELRWEKREILGALGEMLLDNEMDRVLPQVNEERCSGCGSCKEACPASAIEMEMQERQIAIFGPLTPAGVPVAHVKEDTCTGCGLCASNCPADVISFP, encoded by the coding sequence ATGAGCGTATTGATAATAGGCGGCGGCATCAGCGGCATCTCGGCGGCGAAGGTCGCCCTGAAGGCAAACCATACCGTCACCATCCTTGAGTCCTCGGCGGAACCCGGCGGTCTCATGGCCCGCATTGCCAATTGCCGCATCGGGTTCAAAACATTTTTTGACGAGATAAGGGATGATCCCCGTTTGACGGTGGTAAGGGAAGGGAAAATTGTCTCCGTCGCTAAAAAGGACAATCTTTTCATCGTGACTTTGGAAGATGGACGGACGCTCACTGCCGACAGGGTGATCATCGCCACCGGGCTTTTGCCCTACGATCCCGTTGAATACAAGGGTAAGAGGGTCATGACGAGCCTTGAATACGACGCGCTCATTGACCAGCGGCAAGGAGAGCTTCCCCGCGATTTCCACAAGATCGGTTTTTTTCTCTGCGTCGGGTCCCGTTCTCAGGAAAATCCCCTCTGCTCATCAGTATGTTGTTCCTATACGATCCGTGAAATCAAGTGGACGCTCCAGAGGGCAAAACCGGAGATGACCGTATTCTACAACGACCTCCGGCTGTTCGGCCAGGAATATTACATGGAGCAGGCTTACCGCGATGCAGGGGTGCGGTTTATCCGGGCCAATTCCCGGTATTTCGAGGAGGATGAGGACGGTGTGACGGTAAGGTATTACGCCGGCGGACAATTAAGAGAAGAGCGCTTCAGCTACGTTGTTCTGGCCATCGGACTCCGGCCCAACCCCGAGCTGGCAGAGTTGAGCAAGCTGTTCGGTTTTTCGTTGAATGCCCATGGATTTGTCAATGAAAAGGCGCCGCTTCAGACGGATGTCGAAGGTGTTTACGTCTCCGGCGGGGCCCTGGAGCCGATGAATATCAAGGATGCTATTCTCACGGGGTTTGGCGCCGGATTGATCGCTGTCAAAGGGCCGGAAATCCTCGCCAAAGCCGAACGGCAAGACGAGCGGCTTTACCGTGAAGATGAACCTGATTTTGCTCTTCCCGAGGGAGGATCCCCAACCTATCTCTTCTATCTGGGTACAGATAATCCCGGTTACGCCATATTCTCTGAATTCATCTCCGCAAAGTTTATTGAGGCAGCGAGAGCCCTAAGAAAAGCCGGTAAGACCGTCTACGTGTTGACGCGCAACATGGTTACCCCTTCTTACGGTGAGCTTGCCTATGAATTGGCAAGAAGGGAAGGTATCATCTTCATCCATCTTGAGGAGGATGAACGTTTTTTCTTTACTGGTAACCGGGTCTCTATTACGCGGGGAGACAGGGAACTGGTTATCAACGCCGACACAATCGTCCGCTTCGACGACTACGCCGAGCGCTTGCAGGGGAGGGAATTTCTCTCCCTCTACCGGTCCGAGCCCCAGCTCCGGTGGTCGCCCACAAAATGGGGAAGAAAGAAATACCATGCGGGATTTATCCGGCATCCCCGGGAGCTGCGCTGGGAGAAAAGGGAAATCCTCGGCGCCCTGGGCGAGATGCTCCTCGATAACGAAATGGATCGCGTATTGCCCCAGGTAAATGAGGAACGTTGCAGTGGCTGCGGCTCCTGCAAGGAGGCCTGTCCTGCCAGTGCAATAGAGATGGAAATGCAAGAACGGCAGATCGCGATCTTCGGCCCCCTGACACCCGCAGGTGTACCTGTTGCTCACGTCAAGGAAGACACCTGCACAGGCTGCGGCCTATGTGCATCCAACTGCCCAGCGGATGTAATCAGCTTTCCCTGA
- a CDS encoding heterodisulfide reductase-related iron-sulfur binding cluster: protein MNYGYYPGCSLTGSARKLDTGLRKVFGKQGHTLKEIPDWNCCGAFEYGDRKELTEFSKKNLAKAAGLFIEIVAPCPACYKNLREADEQKEFIISHPLDLFDDAFLSSLKPARDLKEQVFTPYYGCILLRPRETAIQRNTVMEEVISRFGGEVAGEKVKDRCCGGNQIFINKSVTEKLSKLILEKSQGTIVVFCPLCHMAMKTFSNTRKVIYFTDLLLYIMGEKQAL, encoded by the coding sequence ATGAACTACGGTTATTACCCGGGCTGCTCCCTCACCGGCTCAGCCCGCAAACTGGATACAGGGCTACGCAAGGTCTTCGGGAAACAGGGGCATACCCTCAAGGAAATCCCGGACTGGAACTGCTGTGGCGCTTTTGAATACGGCGACAGAAAGGAATTGACGGAATTCTCAAAGAAGAACCTGGCCAAGGCCGCGGGTCTCTTCATTGAGATCGTCGCTCCCTGTCCCGCCTGCTACAAGAATCTGCGCGAGGCCGACGAGCAAAAAGAATTCATCATTTCCCACCCCCTCGACCTTTTCGATGATGCCTTCCTTTCTTCCCTAAAACCGGCGCGGGATCTGAAGGAGCAGGTCTTTACGCCATATTATGGCTGCATCCTCCTGCGCCCACGGGAAACGGCAATTCAGAGGAATACGGTCATGGAAGAGGTAATTAGCCGTTTCGGCGGTGAAGTGGCCGGTGAAAAGGTGAAAGACCGCTGCTGCGGCGGCAACCAGATTTTCATCAACAAGTCCGTCACGGAAAAGCTGTCCAAACTGATTCTGGAGAAGTCACAAGGAACGATCGTTGTCTTCTGCCCGCTCTGTCACATGGCGATGAAGACATTCTCGAACACGAGAAAGGTCATCTACTTCACGGACCTCCTCCTCTATATAATGGGAGAGAAACAAGCCTTATGA
- a CDS encoding 4Fe-4S dicluster domain-containing protein has product MKNNDQSRVFALTDYERQDFSVCLGCKICASVCTVNDLAENTNPQEILQQLFLGNNILADDPLVRYCTGCYRCTDACPWNIRIPEVIRALREELAAASPFEKAFKDSVSIWGRVYEPYVIIKAIPFLLKGGYIKHLSKWLEYAGIHLPHNVKRTK; this is encoded by the coding sequence ATGAAAAACAATGACCAGAGCAGGGTCTTTGCTTTAACGGATTACGAGCGACAGGATTTCTCTGTCTGTCTGGGCTGTAAAATCTGCGCCTCAGTTTGTACGGTGAATGATCTTGCGGAAAATACCAACCCGCAGGAAATTCTCCAGCAGCTCTTTCTCGGCAATAACATTCTTGCCGATGATCCTCTCGTTCGTTACTGCACGGGGTGTTACCGCTGCACCGACGCCTGTCCGTGGAATATACGGATTCCGGAGGTTATCCGGGCGCTCCGGGAAGAGCTCGCCGCTGCGTCGCCCTTTGAAAAGGCCTTTAAGGACTCTGTTTCAATCTGGGGAAGGGTTTACGAACCATACGTGATTATCAAGGCGATCCCTTTCCTTCTTAAGGGAGGATACATAAAACACCTGTCTAAATGGCTGGAATATGCGGGCATTCATCTTCCCCACAACGTAAAGAGGACTAAATGA
- a CDS encoding 4Fe-4S binding protein produces the protein MQAKKLKNGAVEGALTEFLKDEQHLVLGFEKDKNGVSHRIFKNSLEQYSLLNPLFSVSGALFLRRLFAKGAQIILLLRPCEIRAYVELVKLTQIEREDIIAVSVDCPGTVSTKEEIGAIPTEARELFTYMQETDKMRWACQVCREPRGIVGDAGIRIDKRGAFWAFSYTEKGETFLSLMEGNLEEAPKEMLVGEKEPPPQFQTDMDDFAKDFSKCIMCKNCMAMCPVCYCIDCVFHGDEYLPKGDALLNKVLRTGSTTMPQGKELFQLIRMFHVSQTCVGCGACEEACPQGIPLTKYFKGTSERLQGMFFYMSGQNFDDPIPYLTFLEDELKDAED, from the coding sequence ATGCAGGCAAAAAAGCTTAAGAACGGTGCGGTAGAAGGCGCGCTCACGGAGTTTCTGAAGGATGAACAACACCTGGTCCTCGGTTTTGAAAAGGACAAGAATGGGGTAAGTCATCGGATATTCAAAAACAGCCTCGAACAATACTCCCTATTAAATCCGCTTTTCAGCGTAAGCGGCGCCTTGTTTCTGCGCCGTCTCTTTGCCAAAGGGGCGCAGATCATCCTTCTGCTGAGACCTTGCGAGATTCGGGCGTATGTGGAGCTGGTCAAACTTACCCAGATTGAACGCGAGGATATCATCGCTGTTTCCGTTGATTGTCCCGGCACGGTTTCCACAAAAGAGGAGATTGGCGCAATACCGACGGAGGCGCGTGAGCTTTTTACCTACATGCAGGAAACCGACAAAATGCGGTGGGCCTGCCAGGTCTGCCGGGAACCAAGAGGTATTGTGGGAGACGCCGGGATCAGAATTGATAAACGCGGGGCCTTCTGGGCCTTTTCTTACACGGAAAAAGGGGAGACCTTTCTTTCCCTGATGGAGGGCAACCTCGAAGAAGCTCCCAAAGAGATGCTTGTCGGCGAGAAGGAACCGCCTCCCCAGTTCCAGACCGATATGGACGATTTTGCGAAGGATTTTTCAAAGTGCATCATGTGCAAGAACTGCATGGCGATGTGCCCGGTATGCTACTGTATTGACTGTGTTTTTCATGGCGATGAATACCTGCCCAAAGGGGATGCGCTCTTGAACAAGGTTCTGCGGACCGGTTCCACCACTATGCCGCAGGGCAAAGAACTCTTCCAACTGATCCGGATGTTTCATGTTTCCCAAACCTGCGTGGGCTGCGGAGCCTGCGAAGAGGCCTGTCCACAGGGCATCCCCCTGACGAAATACTTCAAGGGCACCTCGGAGAGGCTCCAGGGCATGTTTTTTTATATGTCCGGGCAGAATTTCGATGACCCCATACCGTACCTTACCTTTCTTGAGGATGAGCTGAAAGATGCGGAAGATTGA
- a CDS encoding hydrogenase iron-sulfur subunit, which produces MEDQTRNNPEIIGFACSHCTFKASEMAGSLRMKYPDGVKLIQVPCSSRVDPAFIIKAITEGADGVFVAGCHPGDCHYIKGNYYTRRKIAALKEMFDAFSMKDRLKLFWVSAAEARRFVEKVTVMHAELKEKKNAGKKA; this is translated from the coding sequence ATGGAAGATCAAACCCGGAATAACCCCGAGATCATCGGTTTCGCCTGTTCGCACTGCACTTTTAAGGCGTCCGAGATGGCCGGAAGCTTGAGAATGAAATACCCGGATGGGGTGAAGCTCATCCAGGTGCCCTGTTCCAGCAGGGTTGATCCGGCCTTCATTATCAAGGCCATAACTGAGGGGGCGGATGGCGTCTTTGTCGCCGGCTGCCACCCCGGAGACTGCCACTATATCAAAGGCAACTATTACACGCGCAGAAAGATAGCGGCCCTGAAAGAGATGTTCGACGCCTTCTCCATGAAGGATAGACTGAAGCTTTTCTGGGTAAGTGCGGCGGAAGCGCGGCGCTTTGTGGAGAAGGTAACGGTCATGCACGCAGAGCTAAAGGAAAAGAAAAATGCAGGCAAAAAAGCTTAA